The proteins below are encoded in one region of Delphinus delphis chromosome 4, mDelDel1.2, whole genome shotgun sequence:
- the LOC132424328 gene encoding keratin-associated protein 13-1-like, translating into MYYNCCLGNFSSRSPGGYLRYPGSFQPSDLVYNTDLCSPSTCLLGSSLYSGCQEACDEPTRCQVYRVVSSPCQIFCYYPRTSTPCTPCWSTHTGSLSCGSSRGYCLGYGSRSCYSLGCGSRGFRPLGSGICGFPSLSHGSRFCRPAYMASRICQISCYQPTCISGFYC; encoded by the coding sequence ATGTACTACAACTGCTGCCTAGGAAACTTCTCGTCCCGCTCCCCTGGAGGCTATCTGCGCtacccaggctccttccagccCAGCGACCTGGTCTACAACACTGACCTCTGCTCTCCTAGCACCTGCCTGCTGGGCTCCTCTCTCTACAGTGGGTGTCAGGAGGCCTGTGATGAGCCCACCAGGTGCCAGGTGTACCGTGTGGTGTCCAGTCCCTGCCAGATATTCTGCTACTATCCAAGGACCTCCACTCCCTGCACTCCTTGCTGGTCAACTCACACTGGATCTCTGAGCTGTGGGTCCAGCAGAGGCTACTGCCTGGGCTATGGATCTAGAAGTTGCTACTCACTAGGCTGTGGATCCCGTGGCTTCAGACCCCTGGGTTCTGGAATCTGTGGCTTCCCTTCCCTGAGCCATGGATCCAGATTTTGCCGTCCAGCATACATGGCTTCTAGGATCTGCCAAATTTCTTGTTACCAACCAACTTGTATATCTGGCTTCTACTGCTGA
- the LOC132424332 gene encoding keratin-associated protein 26-1-like, with product TVPGHNDCSGNYSLRFLRSACHVPPPSSIALCSTNVSGGDVLCLPSSCQDHTWLLNNGQETCSEPTSCQPASCEPSNCETSSCPSSGCYVPRPCQATSFLPASSCISGSCFPVCYRPLSYVSSSCQPLRLLTYGCRPLGYLPGGPHTHSITHCNAFLP from the coding sequence ACTGTGCCTGGGCACAACGACTGCTCTGGAAACTACAGCTTGAGATTCCTTAGAAGTGCCTGTCatgttcctcctccctcctccattgCCCTCTGCTCTACGAATGTGAGCGGTGGGGATGTTCTCTGCTTGCCCAGCAGCTGTCAAGACCATACCTGGCTCCTGAACAACGGCCAAGAGACCTGCAGTGAACCTACCAGCTGCCAGCCGGCCAGCTGTGAGCCCAGCAACTGTGAAACTTCCAGCTGCCCTTCCTCTGGTTGCTATGTGCCCAGACCCTGCCAAGCCACCAgttttcttcctgcttcttctTGCATCTCTGGATCCTGCTTCCCAGTATGCTATAGACCTCTGAGCTATGTGTCTAGCAGCTGCCAACCCCTGAGACTCCTCACTTATGGATGCCGCCCCTTGGGTTATTTGCCTGGTGGTCCTCATACCCACAGCATTACCCACTGTAATGCTTTTCTCCCTTGA